From Rutidosis leptorrhynchoides isolate AG116_Rl617_1_P2 chromosome 3, CSIRO_AGI_Rlap_v1, whole genome shotgun sequence, a single genomic window includes:
- the LOC139901575 gene encoding uncharacterized protein — MLLCNVDQSKGLCNGTRLIVTNLYDNNIEARIITGHCFGDLAYLPRMIVEPTDKTIATKFRRRQFPVTVCFAMTINKSQGQSLTNVGLYLRKPVFTHGQLYVAVSRVTSKKGLKVLILDKEGRSSNTTKNVVYKEVLQNII; from the coding sequence ATGTTACTGTGTAACGTTGACCAGTCAAAGGGCCTATGTAATGGTACACGCTTAATAGTTACTAATCTTTATGACAACAACATTGAAGCTCGAATCATTACCGGCCATTGTTTTGGTGACCTAGCTTACCTCCCTAGAATGATCGTTGAACCAACAGACAAAACGATTGCTACAAAGTTTAGGAGGCGTCAATTCCCAGTAACTGTCTGTTTTGCAATGACGATTAACAAAAGTCAAGGTCAGTCGTTGACAAACGTTGGTCTGTATCTGCGAAAGCCTGTTTTCACTCATGGACAGCTCTATGTGGCCGTATCTCGTGTTACAAGCAAAAAAGGATTGAAAGTGCTTATATTGGACAAAGAGGGTAGGTCATCAAATACAACGAAGAATGTTGTCTACAAGGAAGTCTTGCAAAATATAATATAG